A window of Nicotiana tabacum cultivar K326 chromosome 24, ASM71507v2, whole genome shotgun sequence contains these coding sequences:
- the LOC107767153 gene encoding uncharacterized protein LOC107767153: MDGMHVPNGDTTNGHCVEPTPSYQNCTPPVSNPIISCRQVSSSKTFAYDPQSLPLRDLNNEFESCLSSNTKQKMGKGILVNEHMDLSRVNMQTEILSSSNVTPQDHSSYFGIICIQSEDKVPDLNIALGDEGQLNLEGEGDDDDEDASECEEDDIDCWDICSEEYWDIENPTNVCKYCGAYFWFEKRVNKQYKSKRPVFTICCNRGKIKLPNPKDPPQILTQLLFGSGPKSDHFRENIRIYNSMFSFTSMGGKVDVSVNQTRGPRIFKLSGQNYHQIGSLLPPDGSNPKFAQLYIYDTENEVQNRIHVVSRGQTMNKLHAEIVNDLKQILDGNNVLAKTFRMVRYRFQEDRSSNVRLRLIGKRSTDGRKYKLPTVSEVAALVVGDFELSRRDRDIIIETQSGQLQRINELNAAYLGLQYPLLFQYGEDGYREDIPFDGDDELTLIKSSRLRYIRLNQKKLRCHMYKGLQDAVLHGEINPSSQGKRITSFTGGARYMIQNYQDVMAICKWSGYPDLFITFTCNPKWPEIHRFLESRGLNPEDRPDILSRVFKIKLDRLIKDLRANQIFGKVKAAADIDRIISAEIPDELADPVYYKAVHNFMMHGPCGSARKSSPCMQSGRCTMHFPRRFVESTTIDEEGYPVYRRRDNGRTIKKDGIDLDSRYVVPHNQFLLFKYGAHINVEWCNQSRSIKYLFKYINKGNDRVTAVFSQSVQEEDSSNIDKINMYYDCRYISPCEAAWRIFKFPIHHKEPPVERLSFHLPNEQNVIFFDDCK; this comes from the exons ATGGATGGAATGCATGTCCCAAATGGCGATACAACAAATGGACATTGTGTTGAGCCAACTCCATCATATCAGAATTGCACGCCACCAGTTAGCAATCCCATAATTAGTTGTCGACAGGTTTCTTCATCAAAAACTTTTGCATATGATCCACAGTCCCTTCCACTACGAGATTTGAATAATG AGTTTGAAAGTTGTTTGTCTTCCAATACAAAGCAAAAGATGGGGAAAGGCATATTGGTGAATGAGCATATGGATTTAAGTCGTGTCAATATGCaaactgaaattttaagttcTAGTAATGTTACTCCACAAGATCATTCAAGTTATTTTG GCATTATATGTATTCAAAGTGAAGATAAAGTCCCTGATTTAAATATTGCTCTAGGTGATGAAG GTCAACTAAACCTAGAAGGGgaaggtgatgatgatgatgaagatgcaaGTGAGTGTGAAG AGGATGACATTGACTGTTGGGACATTTGCAGTGAAG agtactGGGATATAGAAAATCCTACAAATGTATGCAAATATTGTGGGGCATATTTTTGGTTCGAAAAAAGAGTCAATAAGCAGTATAAGTCTAAACGACCAGTATTTACTATATGTTGTAATCGTGGAAAGATAAAGCTGCCGAATCCAAAGGACCCTCCTCAAATTCTAACGCAATTGTTGTTTGGATCTG GTCCTAAAAGCGACCATTTTCGAGAGAACATTAGGATTTATAATTCTATGTTCTCATTTACATCAATGGGGGGAAAGGTTGATGTCTCTGTTAATCAAACACGGGGACCAAGAATATTCAAATTGTCTGGTCAAAACTATCATCAAATCGGAAGTCTATTGCCTCCTGATGGATCCAACCCGAAGTTTGCGCAATTATATATTTATGATACAGAAAATGAAGTACAAAATAGAATTCATGTTGTGAG TCGTGGCCAAACCATGAACAAACTTCATGCTGAGATTGTTAATGATCTGAAGCAAATACTTGATGGCAACAATGTTTTGGCAAAGACATTTAGAATGGTAAGATATAGATTTCAAGAAGATAGAAGCTCCAATGTTAGACTCAGATTGATAGGAAAAAGGAGCACCGATGGAAGAAAATACAAATTGCCTACGGTttcagaggtagctgctttgGTGGTGGGAGATTTTGAACTATCTAGACGTGATAGGGACATCATTATCGAAACCCAATCCGGACAGCTACAAAGGATAAATGAATTAAATGCTGCTTATTTAGGGTTACAATATCCTTTACTATTTCAATATGGTGAAGATGGATACAGAGAGGACATTCCTTTCGACGGAGATGATGAAttaactt TGATCAAATCTTCTCGATTAAGGTATATTAGGCTTAATCAAAAAAAGTTGAGATGTCACATGTATAAAGGCTTACAAGATGCTGTCTTGCATGGAGAAATTAATCCTTCTTCTCAAGGAAAAAGGATAACCAGCTTCACAGGGGGTGCACGGTACATGATTCAAAATTATCAAGATGTTATGGCAATATGCAAATGGTCTGGGTACCCTGATCTTTTCATCACGTTTACTTGCAATCCAAAGTGGCCTGAGATTCATAGATTTTTAGAGAGTAGGGGCTTAAATCCTGAGGACCGTCCAGACATTTTATCTAGGGTATTCAAAATCAAATTGGACCGTTTGATAAAGGATTTACGTGCCAATCAAATTTTTGGAAAAGTAAAAGCAG CAGCAGATATTGATCGAATCATTTCTGCCGAAATACCAGATGAATTGGCCGATCCTGTATATTATAAGGCCGTGCATAATTTTATGATGCATGGCCCATGTGGTTCCGCAAGAAAATCTTCTCCTTGCATGCAGAGCGGAAGATGTACCATGCATTTTCCAAGAAGGTTTGTTGAGTCAACGACAATTGATGAAGAGGGTTATCCTGTTTATAGACGAAGGGATAATGGTAGAACTATCAAAAAGGATGGTATTGACTTGGATAGTAGGTATGTGGTACCTCATAATCAGTTCTTATTATTTAAGTATGGTGCTCATATTAATGTAGAATGGTGCAATCAGTCAAGATCCATTAAATACTTATTTAAGTATATTAACAAAGGAAATGATCGTGTTACTGCTGTTTTTTCTCAAAGTGTGCAAGAGGAAGATTCATCAAATATTGATAAAATAAATATGTATTATGATTGCCGATACATATCACCATGTGAAGCTGCTTGGAGAATATTCAAATTTCCAATTCATCATAAAGAACCTCCTGTGGAAAGACTATCATTTCATCTTCCAAATGAACAAAATGTTATATTCTTTGATGATTGCAAATAG